The following proteins are encoded in a genomic region of Ptychodera flava strain L36383 chromosome 23 unlocalized genomic scaffold, AS_Pfla_20210202 Scaffold_24__1_contigs__length_23054250_pilon, whole genome shotgun sequence:
- the LOC139125097 gene encoding disks large-associated protein 4-like — MVMIQVDDVNRMFDEINVLKQNGWKLPTQRNPMKSKQSKMTRKPMRVSNNDKSVAKNTTTGDKAKQAREEARKRLLAAKKAAATQKLQNTENDVQIFIHTDDK; from the exons ATGGTGATGATTCAGGTTGATGATGTCAATAGAATGTTTGATGAaatcaatgttttaaaacaaaatggatGGAAGCTACCAACTCAGCGGAATCCAATGAAATCTAAACAG agTAAAATGACCAGGAAACCAATGAGAGTTAGTAACAATGATAAATCTGTTGCTAAAAACACAACGACAGGAGACAAAGCAAAGCAAGCAAGAGAAGAGGCCAGGAAAAGACTTCTTGCAGCAAAAAAAGCTGCTGCaactcaaaaattacaaaacactgaaaatgaTGTCCAAATATTCATACACACTGATGACAAGTAA